A genome region from Halorussus pelagicus includes the following:
- a CDS encoding VOC family protein — protein MELREVAIFTDDVRTTTKFYQRVVGDPEVAEESMALFDVEGVDVLVHETYDPAPGDLPCEDHYTFAVKDVNEAFARLSETNLAVHREPADYDWGRSAYLRHPDGRLVEITSA, from the coding sequence ATGGAACTGCGCGAGGTCGCCATCTTCACCGACGACGTGCGAACGACGACGAAGTTCTACCAGCGCGTCGTCGGCGACCCCGAGGTCGCCGAGGAGTCGATGGCACTCTTCGACGTAGAGGGCGTGGACGTTCTCGTTCACGAGACCTACGACCCCGCGCCGGGTGACCTTCCGTGCGAAGACCACTACACGTTCGCCGTCAAGGACGTGAACGAGGCGTTCGCTCGCCTCTCGGAGACGAATCTCGCGGTCCACCGCGAACCGGCCGACTACGATTGGGGCCGGTCGGCGTACCTGCGCCACCCCGACGGGCGACTCGTGGAGATTACGTCGGCGTAG
- a CDS encoding HVO_0476 family zinc finger protein, translating into MSETAERVPVTCPSCSPDVETVHEVLKDGSGQFTVRCTECSHVHKTTIETEEEVERDVVVSQDGESFTATVDAPPEESVAVGEEFVLETPEAIMVVRITDLQLGDEKRTDEAKVEDVETFWTRAVDNVRVNVTINPNDGRRDDSRGLKIDVPGDHEFTVGEVEEFGDEEFEVKSIAVRDDATGYDFNPLGEAGDTAVAKDIKRVYGDDKTSSAWSAW; encoded by the coding sequence ATGAGCGAAACTGCGGAGCGCGTCCCGGTGACGTGCCCATCCTGTTCGCCCGACGTGGAGACAGTCCACGAGGTGCTCAAGGACGGGAGCGGGCAGTTCACCGTGCGCTGTACGGAGTGCAGTCACGTCCACAAGACGACCATCGAGACCGAGGAGGAAGTCGAGCGCGACGTTGTGGTCTCCCAAGACGGCGAATCGTTCACGGCGACCGTGGACGCGCCGCCCGAGGAGTCCGTCGCGGTCGGCGAGGAGTTCGTCCTCGAAACGCCCGAAGCCATCATGGTCGTGCGCATCACCGACCTCCAGTTGGGCGACGAGAAGCGCACCGACGAGGCCAAAGTCGAGGACGTGGAGACGTTCTGGACCCGCGCCGTGGACAACGTCCGGGTCAACGTCACCATCAACCCCAACGACGGGCGGCGCGACGACTCTCGCGGCCTCAAAATCGACGTACCGGGCGACCACGAGTTCACGGTGGGCGAGGTCGAGGAGTTCGGCGACGAGGAGTTCGAGGTCAAGTCCATCGCGGTCCGCGACGACGCCACGGGCTACGACTTCAACCCGCTTGGCGAGGCGGGCGACACCGCGGTGGCCAAGGACATCAAGCGCGTCTACGGCGACGACAAAACCTCGTCGGCGTGGTCCGCGTGGTAA
- a CDS encoding CPBP family intramembrane glutamic endopeptidase produces the protein MFETRNDQGLGDLPIWKVVPMALGAIICLLLIIVATDQLSDLVSAPVPDVLQYSILGLVATFLGVGIYARVVMRRSLRWFTFSDPNRSTLWWVGIGIALPAIATGGNFLVQSGEIIETNTDLSTVLLWLVGSIGIGLFTGILEEFVFRGILFRLLEDRWNAAVAIIAPALVFSVLHTGRADSQIELWLVVSRTVVGGVLFGLIVYRTRNLWNAVAVHAGWNFFLGARIVRATGPNGTPDSALLRLVLSEPGPLGTTVSLTNTPLTLVFLLVMCAAILFGVNERIGLSAPETS, from the coding sequence ATGTTCGAGACACGCAACGATCAGGGGTTGGGCGACCTTCCGATCTGGAAAGTCGTCCCGATGGCACTCGGTGCGATCATCTGTTTGCTTCTCATTATCGTCGCCACGGACCAACTGTCGGACCTCGTTTCGGCACCAGTTCCCGACGTGTTACAGTATTCGATTCTCGGACTCGTCGCCACGTTCCTCGGCGTCGGGATATACGCGCGAGTCGTCATGCGCCGTTCGCTTCGTTGGTTTACGTTCAGCGATCCGAACCGCTCGACTCTCTGGTGGGTCGGAATCGGCATCGCTCTGCCTGCGATTGCGACTGGTGGGAATTTCCTCGTACAGAGCGGGGAGATAATCGAAACTAATACTGACCTCTCGACGGTCCTTCTCTGGCTCGTCGGAAGCATCGGTATCGGACTGTTTACGGGGATACTGGAGGAGTTCGTTTTCAGAGGAATACTGTTCCGACTGCTCGAAGATCGCTGGAACGCTGCCGTGGCGATTATCGCGCCAGCACTAGTCTTCAGCGTTCTACACACGGGCCGAGCCGACTCACAGATTGAGCTGTGGTTAGTTGTCAGTCGTACGGTAGTCGGCGGGGTTCTATTCGGCTTGATCGTCTATCGGACTCGGAACCTCTGGAACGCTGTCGCCGTTCACGCTGGCTGGAACTTCTTCCTCGGCGCTCGTATCGTCCGGGCCACTGGACCGAACGGTACCCCCGACTCCGCGTTGCTCCGCCTTGTCCTCTCTGAACCCGGACCACTCGGGACCACCGTCAGCCTGACCAACACACCACTCACCCTCGTGTTCTTGTTAGTCATGTGCGCCGCGATCCTGTTCGGAGTTAACGAGCGCATCGGACTGAGCGCCCCGGAGACCAGTTGA
- a CDS encoding CHY zinc finger protein, translating to MDREIHEQPVLGVEVGPETRCAHYDTDRDVVALRFACCEAYFPCFRCHDAETDHETERLSVESELSAVLCGVCGAELTPREFVDGEHRCPDCGTAFNPGCADHYERYFEFER from the coding sequence ATGGACCGAGAAATTCACGAACAGCCAGTCCTCGGCGTCGAAGTCGGCCCGGAAACGCGGTGCGCCCACTACGACACCGACCGCGACGTGGTCGCCCTGCGGTTCGCCTGCTGTGAGGCGTACTTCCCCTGTTTTCGGTGTCACGACGCCGAGACGGACCACGAGACCGAGCGCCTGTCGGTCGAAAGTGAGCTGTCTGCGGTGCTGTGCGGCGTCTGCGGCGCGGAACTGACGCCGCGCGAGTTCGTGGATGGAGAGCATCGATGTCCGGACTGCGGGACCGCGTTCAATCCGGGCTGTGCGGACCACTACGAGCGATATTTCGAGTTCGAGAGGTAG
- a CDS encoding type II glyceraldehyde-3-phosphate dehydrogenase produces MLRVGVNGYGTIGKRVADAVRAQPDMEVVGVAKTRPNFEAEQAIEKGFPLYAAVEERVELFDEAGVELAGMVEELVEASDVVVDACPSGIGEQNAELYDEYDTPALYQGGESADFVDTSFNARSNFSDANDADHVRVVSCNTTGLSRLVAPLREEYGVEKVRTTLVRRGGDPAQTDRGPINDITPDPVTLPSHHGPDVNTIFPDLDIDTLGLKVPATLMHMHSVNVTLDAEPDAEEVRELLEDESRIFVIPEHFDIDGAGKLKEYAQDVGRPRGDIWENCLWGESVTMEGDDLYLFQAIHQESDVVPENVDAIRAVTNAADAEESIHKTNEALGMGI; encoded by the coding sequence ATGCTACGGGTCGGAGTCAACGGATACGGGACCATCGGCAAGCGAGTCGCGGACGCGGTCCGCGCGCAACCGGACATGGAGGTCGTCGGCGTCGCCAAGACGCGACCCAACTTCGAGGCCGAGCAGGCCATCGAGAAGGGGTTCCCTCTGTACGCCGCCGTCGAAGAGCGCGTCGAGTTGTTCGACGAGGCGGGCGTCGAACTCGCCGGGATGGTCGAAGAACTGGTCGAGGCGAGCGACGTGGTGGTGGACGCCTGTCCCTCCGGCATCGGCGAACAGAACGCCGAGTTGTACGACGAGTACGACACGCCCGCGCTGTATCAGGGCGGCGAGTCCGCCGACTTCGTGGACACGAGTTTCAACGCTCGCTCGAACTTCTCGGACGCCAACGACGCCGACCACGTTCGCGTCGTCTCGTGTAACACGACCGGTCTCTCGCGCCTCGTCGCGCCCCTCCGCGAGGAGTACGGCGTCGAGAAAGTCCGCACCACGCTGGTCCGGCGCGGGGGCGACCCCGCCCAGACCGACCGCGGCCCCATCAACGACATCACGCCGGACCCGGTCACGCTCCCCTCTCACCACGGGCCGGACGTGAACACCATCTTCCCGGACCTCGACATCGACACGCTCGGACTGAAGGTGCCCGCGACGCTGATGCACATGCACAGCGTCAACGTCACGCTCGACGCCGAACCCGACGCCGAGGAGGTGCGCGAACTCCTCGAAGACGAGTCGCGCATCTTCGTCATCCCCGAGCACTTCGACATCGACGGCGCGGGCAAGCTGAAGGAGTACGCCCAAGACGTTGGTCGCCCGCGCGGGGATATCTGGGAGAACTGTCTCTGGGGCGAATCAGTCACGATGGAGGGCGACGACCTCTATCTCTTCCAAGCCATCCACCAAGAGAGCGACGTGGTGCCCGAAAACGTGGACGCCATCCGCGCGGTCACGAACGCCGCCGACGCCGAGGAGAGCATCCACAAGACCAACGAGGCGCTCGGAATGGGTATCTGA
- a CDS encoding aminopeptidase — translation MSLRDAAETAITQCLALDETESCCIVTDDKREPIGEALYEVASEVTDDATIVRFPPGASHGAEPPEPVSAAMAESDVFLAPTTKSLSHTRARGDANEAGARGATLPGITEEVFTTGLDADYETIADHCEDVLAQVEDADEIRVTSPEGTDITFEPGSREWHDDTGIVHDAGDFSNLPAGEVFVSPETADGTYVVDGTMMPHGLLEEGQTLEFDVEDGQVTRISDDEIRQSVEEAAQQVGDAAYNLAELGIGTNVAVTELVGSVLLDEKAGGTVHIAIGDDAGIGGDTEAPIHFDGILREPTVYADGEEIELPQP, via the coding sequence ATGAGCCTTCGAGACGCGGCCGAGACCGCCATCACCCAGTGTCTCGCCCTCGACGAGACCGAATCCTGTTGCATCGTCACCGACGACAAGCGCGAACCCATCGGCGAGGCGCTCTACGAGGTGGCCAGCGAGGTCACCGACGACGCGACCATCGTCCGGTTCCCGCCGGGAGCCTCCCACGGCGCGGAGCCGCCCGAACCCGTCTCGGCCGCGATGGCCGAAAGCGACGTGTTCCTCGCGCCGACGACCAAGAGCCTGAGCCACACCCGCGCCCGCGGCGACGCCAACGAGGCCGGAGCGCGCGGTGCCACGCTCCCCGGCATCACCGAGGAGGTCTTCACGACGGGTCTCGACGCGGACTACGAGACCATCGCCGACCACTGCGAGGACGTGCTGGCGCAGGTCGAGGACGCCGACGAGATTCGCGTCACCTCACCGGAAGGCACCGACATCACCTTCGAGCCGGGAAGCCGCGAGTGGCACGACGACACCGGCATCGTCCACGACGCGGGGGACTTCTCGAACCTCCCGGCTGGCGAGGTGTTCGTCAGCCCCGAGACGGCCGACGGCACCTACGTCGTGGACGGGACGATGATGCCCCACGGCCTGCTTGAAGAGGGCCAGACCCTCGAATTCGACGTGGAGGACGGACAGGTCACGCGCATCTCCGACGACGAGATTCGCCAGAGCGTCGAGGAGGCCGCCCAGCAAGTCGGCGACGCCGCCTACAACCTCGCGGAACTCGGTATCGGAACGAACGTCGCGGTGACGGAACTGGTCGGGTCGGTCCTGCTGGACGAGAAGGCGGGCGGCACGGTCCACATCGCCATCGGAGACGACGCGGGCATCGGCGGCGACACCGAGGCCCCCATCCACTTCGACGGGATTCTGCGCGAACCGACCGTGTACGCGGACGGCGAAGAGATCGAGCTTCCGCAACCGTAA
- a CDS encoding cold-shock protein — translation MAKGTVDFFNDTGGYGFIDTEDEDEDVFFHMEDVGGPDLEEGTEIEFDIEQADKGPRATNVQRL, via the coding sequence ATGGCGAAAGGAACGGTTGATTTCTTCAACGACACAGGCGGTTACGGGTTTATCGACACTGAGGACGAGGACGAGGACGTTTTCTTCCACATGGAGGACGTTGGCGGTCCTGACCTCGAAGAGGGAACGGAAATCGAATTCGACATCGAGCAGGCTGACAAGGGTCCGCGAGCGACCAACGTCCAGCGACTGTAA
- a CDS encoding Hsp20/alpha crystallin family protein — MRRDDRDDPFDDLFREIERMMNEMMGEDFDMHVERGGNAGDQTGFGTETHVDIHESEDVIRVIADLPGVEKQDIDLKCDGEVLTISAGSDHREYDERVRLPAQVDEHSATATYNNGVLEVKLEKAEDSADIDVQ, encoded by the coding sequence ATGCGAAGAGACGACCGCGACGACCCCTTCGACGACCTTTTCCGCGAGATAGAGCGCATGATGAACGAGATGATGGGCGAGGACTTCGACATGCACGTCGAGCGCGGCGGCAACGCTGGCGACCAGACCGGGTTCGGAACCGAGACCCACGTAGACATCCACGAGAGCGAGGACGTAATTCGAGTCATCGCTGACCTCCCCGGCGTCGAGAAACAGGACATCGATCTCAAGTGCGACGGCGAGGTGCTGACCATCAGCGCCGGGAGCGACCACCGCGAGTACGACGAGCGCGTTCGCCTGCCCGCACAGGTAGACGAACACTCCGCGACGGCTACCTACAACAACGGCGTTCTCGAAGTCAAGTTGGAGAAGGCCGAGGACTCGGCCGACATCGACGTGCAGTAA
- the fer gene encoding ferredoxin Fer translates to MESPFDVLLVDADADDEEIEQAYRRRVKDAHPDQGGSVKEFQTVRRAYEKIQAGYEENGSDAGTDFAGPKRDAEPERGAQPESDPEPERAYSEVEYLNYDVLSDFGWQTDDADLFGKAAAADLDEVDYGAFEVHPGESLLEAAEDRGFAWPFACRGGACANCAILLLDGELSMPSSHVLPEELMEQGFRLSCNGMPITDELQVVYNVKHMPELDELLLPPQPFENAYPDK, encoded by the coding sequence ATGGAGTCCCCGTTCGACGTGTTACTCGTCGATGCCGATGCCGACGACGAGGAGATAGAGCAGGCGTACAGGCGGCGGGTGAAAGACGCCCATCCCGATCAAGGCGGTTCGGTCAAGGAGTTTCAGACGGTCCGGCGCGCGTACGAGAAGATTCAGGCTGGCTACGAGGAGAACGGGAGCGACGCCGGGACCGATTTCGCGGGACCGAAGCGCGACGCCGAACCGGAGCGGGGCGCACAACCGGAGAGCGACCCGGAACCCGAGCGGGCGTATTCGGAGGTCGAATATCTCAACTACGACGTGCTGAGCGATTTCGGCTGGCAGACCGACGACGCCGACCTCTTCGGGAAGGCGGCCGCCGCGGACTTGGACGAGGTCGATTACGGCGCGTTCGAGGTCCATCCCGGCGAGTCACTGCTCGAAGCGGCCGAGGACCGCGGTTTCGCGTGGCCGTTCGCCTGCCGCGGCGGGGCCTGCGCCAACTGCGCGATTCTGTTGCTCGACGGCGAACTATCGATGCCGTCCAGCCACGTCCTCCCCGAGGAGTTGATGGAGCAGGGCTTTCGGTTGTCCTGCAACGGCATGCCCATCACCGACGAGTTGCAGGTCGTCTACAACGTCAAGCACATGCCCGAACTCGACGAGTTGCTGTTGCCGCCCCAACCGTTCGAGAACGCGTATCCCGACAAGTGA
- a CDS encoding aldo/keto reductase — protein MVEVSENQSDTFDIGGELTIHRLAFGAMRLTGEDIIGRPDDEAEARDVLRRAVEMNVDFVDTADSYGPGVSERIVREAIDADDAVVGTKAGLLRNRSGDWIPHGDPDFFRNQVLCSLDRLGVESIDLYQLHTPDVDCSFEDAVNTFAELKDDGLVDHVGLSNVSVEQLDQAREMVDIATVQNEYNVGNREHEDVLETCEDAGIGFISYFPIGGGELGEKQSVLEDVARNHDATPRQVALAWLLQHSPVTIPIPGTSSVDHLEQNVAASAVELSDDEMARLGE, from the coding sequence ATGGTCGAAGTCAGCGAGAACCAGAGCGACACGTTCGACATCGGCGGCGAACTAACTATCCACCGTCTCGCGTTCGGCGCGATGCGACTGACCGGCGAGGACATCATCGGTCGGCCCGACGACGAGGCCGAGGCCCGCGACGTTCTCCGGCGCGCAGTCGAGATGAACGTCGATTTCGTGGACACCGCCGACTCCTACGGACCGGGAGTCAGCGAGCGCATCGTCCGGGAAGCCATCGACGCCGACGACGCCGTCGTCGGGACCAAGGCCGGACTCCTGCGCAACCGCTCGGGCGACTGGATACCCCACGGCGACCCCGATTTCTTCCGGAATCAGGTCCTCTGTAGCCTCGACAGGCTTGGCGTCGAGAGCATCGACCTCTATCAGTTGCACACGCCCGACGTGGACTGCTCGTTCGAGGACGCCGTGAACACGTTCGCGGAACTCAAAGACGACGGACTCGTGGACCACGTCGGCCTGAGCAACGTCTCGGTCGAGCAGTTGGACCAAGCCCGCGAGATGGTCGATATAGCGACGGTTCAGAACGAGTACAACGTCGGCAACCGCGAGCACGAGGACGTACTAGAGACCTGCGAGGACGCCGGAATCGGCTTCATTTCGTACTTCCCAATCGGCGGCGGCGAGTTGGGTGAGAAGCAGTCCGTGCTGGAGGACGTTGCACGGAACCACGACGCGACCCCGCGACAGGTCGCGCTCGCGTGGCTTCTTCAGCACTCGCCGGTGACGATTCCGATTCCGGGCACCTCCAGCGTGGACCATCTGGAGCAGAACGTCGCGGCGTCTGCCGTCGAACTCTCCGACGACGAGATGGCGCGACTGGGCGAGTAG
- a CDS encoding ATP-grasp domain-containing protein, giving the protein MLDLAVAYREETFERMRDPLAERGIAVHHVPSESRTISLSDPPWSGDEFDAGFVYPSRAMEGGVVDALIDVPWVNDRETVLTSRNKAGAIAALERAGVPVPESVLVSNPADESDLLAAFERFDPPVVLKPNSTTRGVGVAKVGDADSYLGVTDYLDLVHDYRATGDKSFLVQEYVPDATDYRAMVVDGECVGGVERRIPDDADGDRWKHNVHRGAKATGVDLPANLRDLAERTADALGIDYLGVDILVGDDRAVVNETNARPTIDAQTKYDDGFYDRLARLIRRTAEA; this is encoded by the coding sequence ATGCTGGACCTCGCGGTCGCCTACCGAGAGGAGACGTTCGAGCGCATGCGCGACCCCCTCGCCGAGCGCGGAATTGCGGTCCACCACGTTCCGAGCGAGAGTCGAACCATCTCGTTGTCTGATCCGCCGTGGAGCGGCGACGAGTTCGACGCGGGGTTCGTCTACCCCTCGCGGGCGATGGAGGGTGGCGTCGTGGACGCCCTCATCGACGTGCCGTGGGTCAACGACCGGGAGACCGTCCTCACCTCGCGCAACAAGGCAGGCGCGATTGCGGCACTCGAACGGGCCGGTGTGCCCGTTCCCGAGAGCGTCCTCGTCTCGAACCCCGCCGACGAGTCCGACCTGCTGGCGGCCTTCGAGCGGTTCGACCCACCGGTCGTCCTCAAGCCCAACTCCACGACGCGGGGCGTCGGCGTGGCGAAGGTCGGCGACGCCGACTCGTATCTCGGCGTGACCGACTACCTCGATTTGGTCCACGACTACCGCGCGACCGGCGACAAGTCATTTCTCGTGCAGGAGTACGTCCCGGACGCGACGGACTACCGCGCGATGGTCGTGGACGGCGAGTGCGTCGGCGGGGTTGAGCGCCGGATTCCGGACGACGCCGACGGCGACCGCTGGAAACACAACGTCCACCGCGGCGCAAAAGCGACCGGCGTGGACCTCCCCGCGAATCTCCGGGACCTCGCCGAGCGAACGGCCGACGCGCTCGGTATCGACTACCTCGGCGTTGACATCCTCGTCGGCGACGACCGCGCGGTGGTCAACGAGACCAACGCCCGGCCGACCATCGACGCCCAGACGAAGTACGACGACGGGTTCTACGACCGACTAGCGAGGCTGATTCGTCGGACCGCGGAAGCGTAA
- a CDS encoding 50S ribosomal protein L16, giving the protein MSDKPASMYREISKPPYTRREYITGIPGSKIAQHQMGNLEADQEDYPIQISLLTEEECQLRHDALEASRLSANRHLLKELGEGNYKMMLRKFPHHVIRENKQATGAGADRVSDGMRQAFGKVVGTAARIPRNDRIFTVWCQPEQADVAKDALRRAYNKISPPCRVKVEKGEELLVA; this is encoded by the coding sequence ATGTCGGACAAACCCGCCTCGATGTACCGGGAAATCAGCAAGCCGCCGTACACCCGACGCGAGTACATCACCGGCATTCCCGGTTCGAAGATCGCACAGCACCAGATGGGTAACCTCGAAGCCGACCAAGAGGACTACCCCATCCAGATCAGCCTCCTCACCGAGGAAGAGTGTCAGCTCCGCCACGACGCCCTCGAAGCGTCGCGTCTGTCGGCCAACCGCCACCTCCTGAAGGAACTCGGCGAGGGCAACTACAAGATGATGCTCCGCAAGTTCCCCCACCACGTCATCCGGGAGAACAAGCAGGCGACGGGTGCAGGTGCGGACCGTGTCTCCGACGGAATGCGCCAAGCGTTCGGGAAAGTCGTCGGGACCGCGGCCCGTATCCCCCGAAACGACCGCATCTTCACCGTCTGGTGCCAGCCCGAGCAGGCCGACGTTGCGAAGGACGCGCTCCGCCGCGCCTACAACAAGATTTCGCCGCCGTGCCGCGTCAAAGTCGAGAAGGGCGAAGAGCTTCTCGTCGCGTAA
- a CDS encoding protein-L-isoaspartate(D-aspartate) O-methyltransferase, with amino-acid sequence MFGGENSEDSDYEQARERMVKQLAARDEFADSTLAAMGAVPRHEFVPSARRDHAYEDRPLPIGNDQTISAPHMVAAMVDLLDLDAGESVLEIGTGCGYHAAITAEIVGPENVHSVEYHESLATETRDRLDRLGYGDIAIRVGDGHEGWPAHAPYDAAYLTCAAPEFPTAVVEQVRPEGRLLGPLESSTGPAGGQRLVFARRRADGTLDRDTHGRVRFVPMQEN; translated from the coding sequence ATGTTTGGGGGAGAAAACTCCGAGGATTCTGACTACGAACAGGCCCGCGAGCGCATGGTCAAGCAACTCGCCGCGCGCGATGAGTTCGCCGACTCGACGCTCGCCGCAATGGGCGCTGTCCCGCGCCACGAGTTCGTGCCGTCCGCTCGACGGGACCACGCCTACGAGGACCGACCGCTTCCCATCGGGAACGACCAGACCATCAGCGCGCCCCACATGGTCGCGGCAATGGTGGACCTGCTCGACCTCGACGCGGGCGAGTCGGTCCTCGAAATTGGCACCGGGTGCGGCTATCATGCCGCGATCACCGCCGAAATCGTCGGCCCGGAGAACGTCCACAGCGTCGAGTACCACGAGTCGCTGGCGACCGAGACCCGCGACCGACTCGACCGATTGGGCTACGGTGACATCGCTATCCGCGTCGGCGACGGTCACGAGGGATGGCCCGCCCACGCGCCCTACGACGCTGCGTACCTGACCTGCGCCGCGCCGGAGTTCCCGACCGCGGTGGTCGAACAGGTCCGTCCGGAGGGCCGACTGCTCGGCCCGCTCGAATCTTCGACCGGTCCCGCAGGTGGCCAACGACTCGTCTTCGCGCGCCGACGCGCCGACGGGACGCTCGACCGCGATACCCACGGCCGGGTCCGATTCGTGCCGATGCAGGAAAACTAA
- a CDS encoding ABC transporter ATP-binding protein, with product MPAIETVGLTKRYGDIVAVDDLDLTVEHGEIFGFLGPNGAGKSTTINLMLDYIHATSGEVNVLGYDSQRETREIRERIGILPDNGSLYDRLTAREHVKFAVASKDANDSVDELLDRVGLEDAKDRKAGGFSKGMAQRLSLAIALVDSPDLLIFDEPSSGLDPHGVSRMREIINEEQERGATVFFSSHVLSQVEAVCDRVGIMKSGSLVAQDSIDSLRETLGSGSRVALTVDELPSLDSLRGITGVSNVEVDGNQIIVTCDADETKSEAIDAVQSTGVTLQNIDVDEASLEELFESYTEDDGQEVVEA from the coding sequence ATGCCTGCAATCGAAACAGTCGGTTTGACCAAACGATACGGAGACATCGTCGCCGTGGACGATCTCGACTTGACGGTCGAGCACGGCGAAATATTCGGCTTTCTCGGACCGAACGGGGCCGGAAAGTCGACAACTATCAACCTCATGCTGGACTACATTCACGCCACCTCAGGCGAGGTAAACGTACTCGGGTACGACAGTCAGCGAGAGACCCGCGAGATTCGAGAGCGAATCGGCATTCTCCCCGACAACGGCAGTCTGTACGACCGTCTCACCGCACGCGAACACGTCAAATTTGCAGTCGCATCGAAGGACGCCAACGACTCGGTCGATGAACTGTTAGATCGGGTCGGGCTGGAGGATGCGAAAGATCGCAAGGCTGGTGGTTTTTCGAAGGGAATGGCACAGCGACTGTCACTCGCCATCGCACTCGTCGACTCGCCGGATCTGCTCATCTTCGACGAACCGTCGTCGGGACTCGACCCTCACGGCGTGAGTCGGATGCGAGAAATTATCAACGAAGAACAGGAGCGCGGTGCAACCGTCTTTTTCTCCAGTCACGTTCTGAGTCAAGTCGAGGCGGTGTGCGACCGCGTCGGTATCATGAAAAGCGGCTCTCTCGTCGCACAGGACAGTATCGACAGTCTCCGAGAGACGCTCGGTAGCGGTTCACGGGTAGCACTGACGGTTGATGAGCTACCGTCTCTCGACTCGCTCCGGGGCATCACGGGAGTCTCCAACGTTGAGGTTGACGGGAATCAAATTATCGTCACCTGTGACGCTGACGAGACGAAGAGCGAAGCCATCGACGCCGTTCAGTCCACCGGCGT
- a CDS encoding Fic family protein — MRTWNISEDAPGRLVPYGRRSYYKPEPLPPSRELELSEEFYELLSGATFWLGRLSGISEMVDFPPMLYASLVRKEAVESAEIEGADVDVNDLYRYETLKLDDEADPDTRKDIDEVRNYETAVRQGVEAIDADDGITIDLLESLHETLLSGVRNETDVIGDFRRTPVHLGSFVPPAPPSVEGDVEALVSYIRSGGAYHDVIDTALVHYQFETIHPFGDGNGRLGRILITLQLYETGLLSAPNLYLSEYFNRNKETYVERMREVSRNGAWEEWLTFFVKGVLRQAREAYDRSLELRDLQREYEERYGNSSRADARLARRLFRNPYVVASEIAALLDVTKPTAYRAINTLEDEGILEEVTGKERNKEYRATEIFEILERPPSTY, encoded by the coding sequence ATGAGAACGTGGAATATTAGTGAAGATGCTCCGGGGAGGCTCGTTCCGTACGGGCGACGTTCGTATTACAAACCGGAGCCGCTTCCGCCGAGCCGAGAGCTGGAATTGAGCGAGGAGTTCTACGAACTGCTCTCGGGAGCCACGTTCTGGTTGGGGAGACTGAGCGGTATCAGTGAGATGGTCGATTTTCCCCCGATGCTCTACGCGTCTTTAGTCCGAAAGGAAGCGGTCGAATCGGCGGAAATCGAAGGCGCAGACGTAGATGTGAACGACCTGTATCGTTACGAGACGCTGAAACTCGACGACGAAGCAGACCCTGACACGCGGAAAGACATCGACGAAGTGCGAAACTACGAAACAGCGGTTCGACAGGGTGTAGAAGCCATCGACGCCGACGACGGAATTACTATCGACTTGCTCGAATCGCTACACGAGACACTTCTCTCCGGCGTCCGAAATGAAACCGACGTTATCGGAGATTTCCGGCGGACGCCGGTCCATCTCGGGTCGTTCGTGCCACCGGCCCCTCCGTCCGTTGAGGGAGATGTAGAAGCACTCGTCTCGTATATTCGTTCCGGCGGTGCGTATCACGACGTAATCGATACCGCACTCGTTCACTATCAGTTCGAAACGATTCATCCCTTCGGCGACGGAAACGGCCGATTGGGACGCATTCTAATCACGCTTCAGTTGTACGAGACCGGTCTACTGTCCGCACCGAATCTCTATCTCAGTGAATACTTCAACAGAAACAAGGAGACGTACGTCGAGCGAATGCGGGAAGTGAGTCGAAATGGAGCATGGGAGGAATGGCTCACGTTCTTCGTCAAGGGCGTGTTGAGACAGGCCAGAGAAGCCTACGACCGGTCGTTAGAACTCCGGGACCTCCAGCGAGAGTACGAAGAGCGGTACGGGAATTCGAGTCGAGCAGACGCACGTCTCGCACGTCGGTTGTTTCGAAACCCGTACGTCGTCGCCTCGGAGATTGCAGCGCTGTTAGACGTGACGAAACCGACAGCGTATCGGGCGATAAACACGCTCGAAGACGAAGGTATCTTGGAAGAGGTTACCGGGAAAGAACGAAACAAAGAGTATAGAGCGACCGAAATCTTCGAGATTCTGGAACGGCCGCCCTCGACGTACTGA